The window TCTACCTATGAAAAGGAGACCCTAGCAATAATTGAGGCATTAAAAAGGTGCAGACGAAATTTCCTTGGAAATGAATTGATCATTAGAACTGACCATCAAAgcctgaaattcatgacagaCCAAAGGATATCCTTAAGTATTCAACACAAATCAATGTTGAAGCTACTGGAATTTAATTTCCACCTGGAATACAAGAAAGGAAAATAGAATATTGTGGCAGATGCATTGTCCAGAAGAAACTCCTTAATGGCCATTTCCCTAGTTACTCCTAAGTGGATAAAAGTTGTCGAAAACTCCTCCGGACCACGCACCTAGGCAACACGCTGTCCACCTCCATCACCTGCCTCCGTGGCGACGACCTCTCCCACGCAATAGTGGCACTGCGACTGCCCGCGGTCGCATTGGAGAACATCCGCCTCAAGATCTTGCTGGCTACCAGCTAGGTCAAGCCAGTACACACAACGTCCGTCGTGCGACATAAAACAACGAACttataaaaaacacaatcatctTAAGGAAAAGACGAAAACAACCACGAAACATACCGACTTGACACACACCGGCTAGCACAAGCTAGGCTTGGCGGCCGGGTCCATTAAACGATGAGAGAGCACACAGCCGGGCGTACGGGCATGCTCGACTCAAACAGAATGACTCAGCTGGCAGGAGCGAACCACCCCAACAGAGAGGGCCCCTGCCCGCAAGTCAGTGTCAGGGGCGGCACGCATGACCCGCCTATCGTGAACGAACGAGCCTGGCAAGGGGTGAAGACGCTGATAGGCGGGCATAGCCGGCCCATCGCGTGCGGGGCCATGGCAACGCAAGGCCCGTGAGTCCGACCACCCAACTAGAGCCCAAGTAGAGACGATGACGCTGATAGGCCAACAAAACCTGGCCGTCTAGCCCTAGGGGGCGGGATGCATGCCTCCACGCGCGAACCGGCGGGGGCGACGAACGCCCCGCCTGTCGCGACTGAACTAGCCCAGCGCAAAGCGATGACGCTGACACGCGGGTCTGGCTGGCCCGTTACGCACGGGGCCATCCCAACGCAAGGCCCATGAGTTGGACCCCAGCGAGAGACAAAGACGCTTACAGGACAACGAAACCTTACCACCTAGCCCCACAAGGGCGCGATGCACACCTCTGTATGCGAGCCGGCGTAGGCGGGTGCGACACCCCCCCTCCTATCGCGACTGAACTAGATCGGCGCAAGCGACAACGTCGACATTTGGTCCTGGCTCATGCGGGCAAAACACACCGCGACCCACCCGTCGCGATCAAACATGCCCGACGTAGGTCGAAGACGCCGACTGATGGGCCGGGTTGGCCTGTCgagcgccggggggggggggggggagggggagggcgcgCGCGGGCGCGACCAGAACCGGCCCATGGCGGTTGCCCCGCGCGCCCGCGATCCACCCGTCATGGAGCTCCGAGGCGGGTTGTCCGGGTGGGGGCTGTCCGGACAGATCGGATGGCACAGAGAGCCCCTAAAAGACCTCGCAGCACGCAGGACGGTGAGGGTACTCTTGCCCTCGAATAAGACAGGTACTGCAACATTATTTATATATATAGGAGTATTATATATACAAGTAGTAAACGTAGTACAATTACAACATACGGAGTATATGATTATGATATATATTCCACAACAGGAAACAGCGATAGTAAACTGAGACTCAAACCGACACGTACACACGCGTGGATATTAGTAGGAGTAGAAGATAAACGCACTACCATCCACAGAGGTAGTTTTATTCTGTTATTTGTTTTTTGCAGGCTGTTTTATTCTGTTATTATACGAAGTAACTACTCGACAAGCTACCTACCCATCGAGATTGACAACGACACTCACACTTCAAGCGTATACATACGTACGTACCCAGGGCCAGGAAACAGCTAGAGAACTTTCCCACGCAACTGGCTTCGAGCAACCTGGAATCCATGGCCGGGGAATACATGGTCTCAGGCGTCGGACCATGTGACGGGCACCTCGCCGATGTTGCTGTCGAGCCCGAGCGCCTTCCACACGGCTTCGGAGGTGTCCACGATATTGGTCTTGCAGCCGTGGTTGGAGTCGCACTCGTCCACCACCTTGGCCTGCACGGTGCGCCCGTTATGCTTGCTGGTGATGTTGATCATCTTGCCGCACCGGCGTCCGCCCGCGTACCACCTCGTCGACAGCGCCACGATCATGTCCTTGTTGCTGTGGAACTTGCCGTCGCACTCCGACGGCGGGCCGCCCTCCTGGCCCTTCTCGAAGCCGTTCACCGTCATCACGCCTGGGGtgccgccgcggccgccgccaccaccggtGCCGCCCGGCGAGGGGCAGTGGGGCTTCTTGTGCTTGTGCTTGTGCAGCATGCCCGGCACGGAGTCGTCCTCGCTGGCGCACGGGTCCGGCTTGGCGTGGTGCCGGGCCACGGCGCACGTCGACACCTGCAGCAGGATTACAAGGATGGCCATGACTACAAGCTTGGCGTTTGCCATCGCTAAACCTCCTGCCTGGTAAGTACTAGTAGCATTTGCTAGCCTAGCTTTGCACTTGACTTGGCGTGCGTACTTGGTTCTGATCAAGCTGCTTCGAGGAGTTTATATAGGcgcatgcacgagaaccagctgCAGTCCAAGCACGGGATGCGCCGTACTTAATTAGTCACACGTGTGCATGGCGGCATTTGTGTGGCTCCTAACCTGTCGGGTAAGAGACCCCAAAATAATCGTTTTGTGTAGATAGATGAGTTTTGCTGAGTAGGATACTCGCTCGGTGTTCTCGATACAGAACAAAAATGGCTGCGTTAGAAGACAACTGAATTGTAGAGAAGAGTTCGTTTGGATTACGTGGTGTCGCTGGTGTTACAGCGGTAATAACCGAGGGCAGAACAGAGCAGGTCGCTCTTGGCAGAGAGATCGTACCAAGGAAATTACAGGATCCAAGCGGATTAATCGTCAGGTACTACGATAATACATTAATACTACTAGATAACAGAGTCAAGTGTATGGTAGTTGTTGGTGAGTCCAATGTGTAACTGTTGTTTAATAATCACGTGAGCCGTCTTAGGGATGTTACACCAAAAACTACGATACACATTGGACACGCGAGAGCTTGCACTTCATGAAAGGGAGAACGAGATTTTTTATGTCAGAATGGGATTttcaaagaaataattcaacaaCCTCAGCTTGCACATAAGCAAGAaaacaaactactccaaaatgCAATAGCTACTACTCAAACATCTCTTGAGCCAAAAAAAAACACTCATCCTAAATAGACATAGCCAACCATTTGGCATGAATGGTCATCTATATAAAAAACAATGAACAAAAAATAGACATAGCCAAACCGCAACGACCTAGGATGACATGCTCTAGGAGGGCCACTTCTCACGGCTGCATGTAAACATGTTGGGAAGATGCACCGGTTACGCTCCTTCCAAAAATTCCGAGTGAAATCCATAAAACCACCATAATGCATGCATCattagcaaaaaaaaaaaagcacACCGCATATTTGTGACAAATTGCACATAACGCAACTTGACAACATAG is drawn from Aegilops tauschii subsp. strangulata cultivar AL8/78 chromosome 1, Aet v6.0, whole genome shotgun sequence and contains these coding sequences:
- the LOC109745694 gene encoding putative ripening-related protein 6 — its product is MANAKLVVMAILVILLQVSTCAVARHHAKPDPCASEDDSVPGMLHKHKHKKPHCPSPGGTGGGGGRGGTPGVMTVNGFEKGQEGGPPSECDGKFHSNKDMIVALSTRWYAGGRRCGKMINITSKHNGRTVQAKVVDECDSNHGCKTNIVDTSEAVWKALGLDSNIGEVPVTWSDA